AAAAGCTGGAACAGGCCATGAACCTGTTTTGGCAAAAAGGCTATGAGGGGACCTCGGTGGCCGATCTGGTCGAGCATTTGGGGATTAACCGTTTCAGCCTGTACAACAGCTTTGGCGATAAGCTGACGTTGTACCGTGAGGCGCTGCGCCGTTACCTCTACACCCGCGGCCTGACCGGACTGGGGCCACTTCAAGCCGATGATGCCGACATGGACGCCCTGATGAATTTGGTGGAAGAGTTTGCCGCCAAGCAAAAAGATCAGCAGTTTGGCTGCTTTATGCAAAACGCGCTCTTGGAGCGCAGTGTGGAAGATGACGAAGTCAGGCGTCTTGGCAATGAGCTGTTTGAAGGGCTGGAGCAGGCATTTTGTAAGGTGATTGCACGCTATCAGACCAAAGCGCGCGCCGCCGAACTGGCGGCCTTTCTGGTGATGCAGCTACAAGGTATTCGGGTGCTGGGCAAGTCAGGGCAGTTTGCCCTGCTCGATGCCGCCATGGTGGTGCTCAGAGGCGAAATCCAGCGTTGGAAAACGCCTGCCTGAGCCTATCTTGCCCTTTGGTCAGAACAACTCAGTAATCCAGCTCCAGCGCAAAGCACAAATAGCGCATCAGCTGTTGGCAGTGTTTAAACTCGGCGGTGAGCCTTGATGCAAAACCGGGTTGCAGCACCTCGTGATTTGCCAGGGATTTCACGGCGATAAAGTCTTTGCGTTTCAGCTCATCAATTAAAGGGTGCCCCTTGTCAAAGCCGCGCGGCGGACGTGACAGGCTGTCGCCGTCCATGGCAAAACCGCCGTCAGTCAGGGCCTTAAGCGCTTTTTGATAGGCGGCGGGGTTTTCATCGATACAGCTTCGGATGGCATTGAGCGCCTTGGGCTCGGGGTGCCAGATGCCGGCGCCAATAAAGCAGCCATCATTGGCGATATGCAGATACAGCCCGGGTGCATGCACATCCTTGCCCTGAAAATGCCGGAACTGAATACCGACATTGGTCTTGTAAGGGCGTTTGTCATGGCCAAAACGGGTGTCCCGCTGGGGCCGCATCAGGCTGCCCCCCACCTTCTTTGCCACCGCCGTGAGCCTGGGTGATAAGGCCACTATGCCGGGGGCGGCCGCTTCAATTAATTCAAGGGCAGGGGTGCGCACCTGGTCTTCATAGGTGTGCTGATTGGCCTTGAACCAGTCGCGCTCGTTATTGGCTTCGAGTGCGGCAAGAAAGTCGAAGGTCGCTTGGGTGAACATGATGTACTCCATGAACCGGGCTCGCTTTTTGGGGAAGATCACTGACGGCGAGTAAGGTTTTTGATAGAATCCTTGGTTTTGGTAAAAGTGACAGATCAAGATGACCGATGCAATCAGCCGTGCCTGCGGCAAATGTGAACTCTGCAGCGCAGAAACCGAACTTTCCCTGTTTGAAGTGCCAGCCAGTGGCGATCGCACTGACAACGATATCGCTCTGTGCGGTACCTGTCAGGCGCAAATCGCCGACACCGCCACCCTGGATGTAAACCACTGGCGCTGTCTGAACGACAGCATGTGGAGCACAGTGCCTGCCGTGCAGGTAATGGCCGCCCGTATGCTCAAAGAACTTTCCAGCGAAACCTGGGCTCAGGATCTGCTGGATATGATGTATCTGGACGAAGACACCCAGGCCTGGGTAGACGCGGCCAACGCCGAAGCTGCGCTGGATGCCGACGCAGCCCCCACACTGGACAGCAATGGTGCTCAGCTCGCCGCCGGTGATACCGTGGTGATCATCAAAGACCTGAACGTGAAGGGCACCAGTTTTGTGGCCAAGCGCGGCACCGCCGTGCGTAACATTGCCCTGACAAACAATCCCGAGCATATCGAAGGCCGGGTAAACGGTACCCGCATCGTTATTTTGAGCTGCTACGTTAAGAAATCCTGAGTGCCGGTTCACTGAGCATTCAGTTAAAAGGCTGCCGTCGGGCGGCCTTTTTTTATGGCTTATGCCCGGATGCCGGACTCCAGGCTTGTAATACAATCCCCAGGATTGTCGTGCCATTAAAGTCAGTGCAACGCCATTGCGCTCGCGGCGCTTCCTTTGCTAATTGCCTGAGTTACAATGGCTAAAAATGCCAGCGGGAAGCTATGATGGCCAGAAAACGTGAACCCTTCGAACTCGGCGGCACTCAGGTGGCTGCCGGCACTCAAGCCACGGTGCGTCTGCCGGTGGCACGACTCTACAACGATACGCCGGTCGACCTTCAGGTCGAGGTGTTTCATGGCAACAAGGCAGGCCCCGTGCTCTTGGTCTGCGCCGCTATCCATGGTGATGAGCTCAACGGCATCGAAATTTGTCGCCGTCTGCAGGGGCGTATCAATCCCAAGGCTCTCAGCGGTACCGTGCTCATGGTGCCCGTGGTCAACGTGTTTGGTTTTATTCAAAAGTCCCGTTATTTGCCCGACAGGCGCGATCTTAACCGCTGTTTCCCCGGCTCAGAGAAGGGGGCACTCACCAGTCGTCTGGCTCACCTGGTCACCCGGGAGCTGGTATCCCGTGCAACCCATATTCTTGATTTGCACACAGGTGCCATTCACCGCGATAACCTGCCGCAAATCCGCTGCAATACCGATGATGAGGTGCTGATGGGCATGGCAAGGGCCTTTGGTGCGCCCCTGATTATGCACAGCGATGCCAAGGGCAACTCGCTGCGTGGGTACGCAGCAAAAGCCGGTGTGCCCTGTATTTTGTATGAAGCAGGAGAAGCGCTGCGATTTTCCGAGGCGGCCATTCGTACGGGCCTCAAGGGCGCGGTTAACCTGTTGCGCCACCTGGGCATGCAGAAGGGCAGATTGTCCCGAGGCGGCACCGATGTGGCGGCGGCCCGCAGCTACTGGATACGCTCCGAGGCCGACGGCCTGGTGCTGCAAAAAGTAAAATTGGGGCAGCGGGTGAACAAGGGGAATATTCTGGCGTATCTGGCCAGCCCCCACAGCCAGGACACCCTGCCCATTCGCTCTCCCAGCGACGGTATCGTCATAGGCATCACCAATATCCCGGTTACCAATGAGGGGGAGGGGCTTTACCATATTGCCCAGTTTGCCGGTGACGAAATTGAAATCGTTAACGAACAACTGGATGAGTTTTTGATGGAATACGCCTAAGGAGCAAAGATGAAGCAGGTGTTTTTATCGGGCCGGGCGGTATCGCCGTCCAAGGTGGTCTGTATTGGCCGTAACTACGTGGCCCACGCAGAAGAGCTCGGCAACGAAGTGCCCACCGAGCCCGTTGTTTTTGTTAAGCCTGCCAGCGCCATTGGTAATGTGCTGCACAGCATCCAGGACGAAGTGCTCCACTATGAGGCTGAAATTTGCTTTATGGTGGCCGGCGGCCAATTGGTGGCCGCCAGTGTGGGCCTGGACTTAACCAAGCGAGCGACCCAAAACCGCCTGAAAACCAAAGGCTTGCCCTGGGAGCGGGCAAAGGCCTTCGATGGCTCTGCACTCTTTGGTGAGTTTGTGCCCTGCTCGAGCAGTGAAGGGCTTAGTCTGGTGTTCAGTTGTGATGGCGTCGTGTTGCAGCAGGGCGGCTGCGAGCTGATGTTGTTCTCACCCGAGCAACTGCTTGAGGAGGTCGCTTCATTTATGACGCTGGAAGATGGCGACATTCTGATGACGGGAACCCCCGCGGGTGTTGGCCCCTTACAGGCGGGAGGGCACTACCGCGCCGAGCTGCGCCGTGGTGATGAGCTGTTGACCAGTGTGAGTTGGACGGCACACTGAGCTTATCTCCTTCAATCTTTTAGCCTGACATGACTTGGGCGGCGCCCGAAAATACGTAATACTTTCGAGTAGTGTATTCGGTCGGAGCTGCCATGGTCAGGCTCTTTCTCTTTGTGACATTGCCTTTCTGTGCCGTCCTTGCCTCGGCAGGGGAGCTGCGAGCCTGTATCGATGAGTTTCCGCCCTATCAGAGTCTGATACCTGAGCCCCATGGCGATAACATTGCCGCATTGAGGCTGCTCGCCAGGCTTATAGACCATGACCCCGTGTTCTTGCCCAGCCCGAACTTTGCCCGTTGTCAGCGCATGCTCGATACAGGGGATGCCGATATTGTCGCTGGCGTCATTGCCAGTGCGGAGCGGCAACAGCGATGGATCCTGTTACCTTACCGCCGGGACAGCCGCTACCTGTTTCTGACCCGGCCCGGCGGTGTCACCGTAAGCCGCTATGATGACCTACTGGGCCACAGCATCGCTGTAAGTCGTAATACCATGTATTTTGATGATTTTGATAATGATAACCGCTTGAAAAAAGAGGTGGTCGGCGACCTGGTCACGGGGGTGAGAATGTTGCTGGCAGACAGGGTTGACGTGGTGATAGCCCCCGAAAATGCCCTGCCATTCCTCAGTCGCGAGTTTTCAAACTTTGCCCAGGCAGTGCAGGCATCTGAGTACCGATATCAGGAGGACAGGGTTATCCAATTTGCCTTAAGCCGCCAGCACCGCCTGGACATCGATGAGCAAAGGCTGCGGCGGGTGATTACCGAGGCCTTTGAACAATCCTTATTTGAGTCGGCGCTGCAGGCCATGCCCGCCAGCGCCCAATAGCTTGATGTCACTGTGCCTTGTGGTGGGATCTAAATAAATCCCAGGCATTCATTGTGGTGCCGTCGGCAAGCTGACACATTCCTGCCTCACCCTCCTCTTGCTGCTTGATAAGGTATTGGCCACCAATTTTTTCACAATATTCGGCGGCGGGGTTAGGCATGGACACAGGCGCTGTGCTGACCGGTTTTCCCGCGTCGGCACTGGCCGAATCTGTCACGGCTTTTGCGTGGGCGCGATATAGGGTCCAGGCATCCACTACCTTGCCGTTGGGCAGATGACATTCCCCTTTTTCGTCATGACTTCCTTCGCCTGGGGCTGCCAATGCATATTGCCCGCCCATTTTTTCGCAAAACTCAGCCGCAGGATTGGCCAAGGTAGGGGCTTGTGCACTATTGACCTTTGATGACTCATCCACGGCGGTTTTTACCGTTTCGGGAGCGGCAGTGTCAGCGCTTGGGGCCGGCGGCGCATTATCACAGCCACCCATGGCGGCACAGATTAACAGGGCAGGCAGACTGATGTAGGGCTTGGGCATCTTAACTCCTTGATGAAGGTGGCTTATGGTTGCGGCTGTTATAGGTCAATCCTGACCAGAATAGGGGGCTTCAGGGGGCGATACCAGTCCAAGGGCGACTGATTTATGGGTGAGTTTGACCAGTGTCTCCGAAAGTCTTTTGCCGATGGTCGCCATTTGACAAAAACCGGGTGCCGGATAGGTATTCGGGGGGCGCTCATGCTATGGTAGCTAATAATCTCAATCACTTGCACAACCTATTGGAGACATGCAATGAGACTTGTCTTAAGTGCGCTGCTGACGGCAGTCCTCTCCATCGCCCTCGTGGGCTGTAAGAGTACAGAGCCGCCAAAAGACATCAGCCTTGCCCAGGCCGATCCTGTAATGCTAAGGCTTTTTTCCATTAAAACCCTGGCGGGTTTTACGCTGCGGGTACCCGAGAGCGAAGCCGTTGCCCGCTTATCCACCTTTGTTGAAACGCCTCTTCCCTGGGCGAGCGGTGATTACAGCGACGGCCCTGTGCGGGGGCAGGTATTATTGGGATATCGGGATTTGCAAATGACCAATGCCAGGCTGGCGGGAGCACAGCTGATGGTGGCGCCCTTTGTGGTAACCAATCAGGGTTCAGGCAGTTTCTGGTATTTGGGATTATTTGGCCTTAAGGCCGAAAGTGGCACTGTCACCCATCTGAGTTCGGTGTTCCTTGGCGACAGAATCGAGCTTCGGGGGATAAGTGTGGCGGCCAGCCAGTTTTTACCCCTGACAGTGACCACCGAGCTTCTGGTCCGGGATGCCAATCAGGCCATGGCCGAGACACCCGGTTTGTTGGATTTGCGCCGGTTTGAGATAAGCCCTCAGGGGCAATTGATGGCGCTCGACTGAGGTTACTCTACCTCAAGCTCAATGTCGGTACAGCCCTTGGGGCAGCGGATATGGCCCAACACGTGGGTTTCACCGGCAGCCGGTAAGCTGGCTGCCAGGGGCTTGCCGCAGTGGCTGCAGGGGATGGTTTTGCCGGCGAGCAAATCTTTGATGAGTCTTTTCTGGGCATTAAAAGATTGGCTGCTGGATTTATTGATAGTGCTGAAATCGGTCATGGCATGCTGCTTGGGTTGGTACTGCCGGCCATTATAGCCATAAGAGCAGGGCGGTGACAGCCTGTTGGTCAAGCCCCGTAAATCCTGGTCTTGAGGCAAGTTTAGGGCTTTTACCTGGTAATAAATGGAAACTCGCCCGGGAAAGTGTTCTTACCCCATAACATCAGGGAGGAATTGATGATGAAACAAATCCCCGGAATTGGTTATTCAAACGGTGTTGCACGAATGGCCGCCCTCAGCCTGTTGCTGACAATCAGCACCATGGCGTCAGCTGCGCCGGATACGGCCACTGGGTTAACCGCAGCCCCTTCGGAATCCGCCCTGAGCACCGAGGCCAGTAAAGTAGCCGATCCGCAGCAAGGTTCAGAGCCACAGCAAGCTGCAGGGCTTATCGATTCTCAGCGTCCCGACGGCGCGAGCGATACGGCCAGGGGCGCTGAAATTACGGGCACGGATTCGATGGCCATGGGTGCAACAGACGCTCAGGCACTGATTGGCAGTTGGGAGCTGGTTTCCGGGCGCTATCTGGATGGGGAAGGCCGCTGGGTGTCCTATAACACACTCGGGCTGGTCGCCATCAAGGTTATTTCCGCCGGCCACTTCAGTTTTACCACCATGAAAACAGTGAAAAACAAACCGGAATTTTGGGCGGCCGGCGCCGGTGAGTATCGCATCGATGGGATGAGCTACACCGAATACCCCAGTTTTAATTCTTTTCAGGTACCTCAGGGACAAGGCTTTAGTTTTGACTATGAATTGATTGGAAATCAGTGGCATACCAAGCGATTTGAAGATGGTGTTCTCAAAGAAGAAGAGGTTTGGCAAAGGCTCGACTGACAGGGCTTCTTCCCATTGCCTCAGGGGCTATCCCTTTACAGTATTTCAGGCCACCCCTAAACTGGCTGCGCATTCGTTGGGGGAGATCCAATCATGGCCTTGGGGGCTTGGTTAAAACTATTATTGCTGTCGGCAATTTGGGGCGCGTCTTTTTTATTTATCCGCATCGGGGTGACTGAGCTCGGGCCCGCGTGGCTGATGTTTCTGCGGGTCACCTTTGCTGCCTTATTCCTGCTCGGCGGCGCCATCTATCTGAAAAAGGCTCTTATAGGCTCGGCGCCCCTCAAGCACTTCGTCATTCTTGGCGGCATCAATACCGCGCTGCCGTTTCTGCTTTATGGTTTTGCCGCCACTGAGCTTGCTGCGTCCCTGATGTCCGTGCTCAATGCCACGGCGCCGCTGTGGAGCACGTTGCTGCTTGCCATCTGGCAAAGGGCCATGCCAAGGGGCGCCGCCCTGGGTGGACTTATCACAGGTTTTTGTGGCGTGGTGCTGCTGGCGGGCGTGGAGAGTTTATCGCTTTCTGCCGAGGGGCTTTGGGCCCTGGCTGCGGGGCTTGGCGCCGCTGTCTGTTACGCCTTTGCCAGCATTTACACCAAGGCATCCAATCATGGCAATGCCTACAGCAATGCCCACGGCTGCATGTGGGCCGCCAGCGCCTGGCTGTTGCCCACCTTGCTGTTTGCCGCGCCCCCAGAATCCATGCCTTCCTCTGGCACCCTGGCTGCTGTGGTGACTCTGGGGGTACTGTGCAGCGGTGTGGCCTATCTTTTGTATTTCAGGCTAATCGATGAAGTGGGCGCCACCTCGGCATTAACCGTCACCTTCCTTATTCCGGTATTCGGTATCCTGTGGGGGGCCTTGTTCCTGGGTGAACATATCGGCTGGCACACCCTCCTTGGCACCGCCATCATTTTGCTTGGTACGGCCATCAGTACCGGCAGCTTACCGCGGCTGCGCCGCTTTGCAGGAGAGCGAGTCTGATGCCCTTTATTGCCGATGAAACTCCGGCGTTTGCCGAGGTGGTGAAAAGTAAGATTGCCGCCTTCAATGCCGGGCACTGGGATGCCAGCCAACGTCGGCCCATAGGCTTCAAACAGCTCCATGACAACGGTGAACTTGCAGCCGGTATCGCCGGGCGCACCTTTGGTAACTGGTGCCTGATTGATAACTTTTGGGTGTGCGACAGTTTGCGGGGGCAGGGGATTGGCAGCGCCTTACTGGCCACGGCCGAAGAGGAAGCTCTTGCCAGAGGGTGTCGATGGTTACTGCTCGATACCCTGGCGTTTCAGGCGCCCGCGTTTTACAAAAGCCGCGGTTATCACACCGTTTGGTGTCAGTCCGACTATCCATTCGACGGTGGCCAGCGCTTTTACATGGTGAAAAAACTGCAAGCCGAATGAGGTGTTGCGGCATTGCAATGAGGTGGTCCGGCGATACAATGGCTGCTTGCAGTCAATAAGAAGGATACCCCGTGAACCCAACCTACCGCCTGTTTTTGGGCCTTGGGCTGTGCCTGTCTGCCCAGGCCTTTGCCGCCCCCCTGAGTTTTGATGAAAACGCATTTCGCGAAGATGTGAAAACCCTTGCCAGCGACGCCTTTGGCGGCCGCGCGCCCCTATCCGATGGAGAGCAAAAGACCCTGGATTACCTCACCCAGGCCTTTAAGTCGATGGGCCTGAAAGGGGCGTTCAATGGCGAGTATCTGCAGCCGGTGCCCATGGCGAAGATCACCGCCGATCAGAGCATGGTGCTGAAGGTTGGCGAGCTCAGCTTTACCTCGGGTGAGGATTTCACTGCCCGTACCCAGCGGGTGGTTCCCAAGGTAGAGCTAAGTGGCAGCGATATGGTGTTCGTGGGGTATGGCATCAACGCCCCCGAATACGGCTGGAATGACTATGCCGGTGTGGATGTGCGCGGCAAAACCGTGGTGCTGCTGGTAAACGATCCGGGCTTTGCCACCCAGGACCCCAAGGTCTTTAAAGGCAACGCCATGACTTACTATGGCCGCTGGACCTACAAGTATGAAGAAGCGGCCCGTCAGGGCGCCGAAGCCGTGTTTATCGTTCACGAAGACGCCCCTGCCGCCTATGGCTGGGGGGTGGTGAAAAACTCCAACACCAATACCAAGTTCACCCTGGTCGATGGCAACAACAACCAAAGTCAGGTGGGGGTGATGGGTTGGCTGCAATATGCAGCAGCCAAGCAGATCCTTGCCGCATCGGGCCAGGATATTGAAGCGCTGAAAGCGGCCGCCATGAAGCTGGGCTTTAAAGCTGTACCTTTGACGGTGAAGGCCGATTTAACCCTGAATAACCATATCGAGCGCGCCGAGTCCCATAATGTGGCTGCCATGCTGCCCGGGAACAAACAGGCCGACGAAGCCGTGGTGATGCACGCCCATTGGGATCACCTTGGCCAAATCGAGGAAGAGGGCAAAACCATTATCCTCAATGGCGCAGTGGATAACGCTACCGGCGTGGCCGGGGTGCTGGCGCTGGCAAGGCACTATGCTGCGCTGCCAGAGGCTGATAAACCCGGCCGCAGCATGATTTTTTCTGCTTTTACCGCCGAAGAGACCGGGCTGATTGGCGCCCAGTATTTTGCTGAAAATCCGCCGCTGCCTAC
This sequence is a window from Shewanella zhangzhouensis. Protein-coding genes within it:
- a CDS encoding TetR/AcrR family transcriptional regulator, whose amino-acid sequence is MARSCNFCKEEKLEQAMNLFWQKGYEGTSVADLVEHLGINRFSLYNSFGDKLTLYREALRRYLYTRGLTGLGPLQADDADMDALMNLVEEFAAKQKDQQFGCFMQNALLERSVEDDEVRRLGNELFEGLEQAFCKVIARYQTKARAAELAAFLVMQLQGIRVLGKSGQFALLDAAMVVLRGEIQRWKTPA
- a CDS encoding DUF2461 domain-containing protein, coding for MFTQATFDFLAALEANNERDWFKANQHTYEDQVRTPALELIEAAAPGIVALSPRLTAVAKKVGGSLMRPQRDTRFGHDKRPYKTNVGIQFRHFQGKDVHAPGLYLHIANDGCFIGAGIWHPEPKALNAIRSCIDENPAAYQKALKALTDGGFAMDGDSLSRPPRGFDKGHPLIDELKRKDFIAVKSLANHEVLQPGFASRLTAEFKHCQQLMRYLCFALELDY
- a CDS encoding PhnA domain-containing protein translates to MTDAISRACGKCELCSAETELSLFEVPASGDRTDNDIALCGTCQAQIADTATLDVNHWRCLNDSMWSTVPAVQVMAARMLKELSSETWAQDLLDMMYLDEDTQAWVDAANAEAALDADAAPTLDSNGAQLAAGDTVVIIKDLNVKGTSFVAKRGTAVRNIALTNNPEHIEGRVNGTRIVILSCYVKKS
- a CDS encoding succinylglutamate desuccinylase/aspartoacylase family protein translates to MARKREPFELGGTQVAAGTQATVRLPVARLYNDTPVDLQVEVFHGNKAGPVLLVCAAIHGDELNGIEICRRLQGRINPKALSGTVLMVPVVNVFGFIQKSRYLPDRRDLNRCFPGSEKGALTSRLAHLVTRELVSRATHILDLHTGAIHRDNLPQIRCNTDDEVLMGMARAFGAPLIMHSDAKGNSLRGYAAKAGVPCILYEAGEALRFSEAAIRTGLKGAVNLLRHLGMQKGRLSRGGTDVAAARSYWIRSEADGLVLQKVKLGQRVNKGNILAYLASPHSQDTLPIRSPSDGIVIGITNIPVTNEGEGLYHIAQFAGDEIEIVNEQLDEFLMEYA
- a CDS encoding fumarylacetoacetate hydrolase family protein — protein: MKQVFLSGRAVSPSKVVCIGRNYVAHAEELGNEVPTEPVVFVKPASAIGNVLHSIQDEVLHYEAEICFMVAGGQLVAASVGLDLTKRATQNRLKTKGLPWERAKAFDGSALFGEFVPCSSSEGLSLVFSCDGVVLQQGGCELMLFSPEQLLEEVASFMTLEDGDILMTGTPAGVGPLQAGGHYRAELRRGDELLTSVSWTAH
- a CDS encoding substrate-binding periplasmic protein; this encodes MVRLFLFVTLPFCAVLASAGELRACIDEFPPYQSLIPEPHGDNIAALRLLARLIDHDPVFLPSPNFARCQRMLDTGDADIVAGVIASAERQQRWILLPYRRDSRYLFLTRPGGVTVSRYDDLLGHSIAVSRNTMYFDDFDNDNRLKKEVVGDLVTGVRMLLADRVDVVIAPENALPFLSREFSNFAQAVQASEYRYQEDRVIQFALSRQHRLDIDEQRLRRVITEAFEQSLFESALQAMPASAQ
- a CDS encoding DUF333 domain-containing protein, whose amino-acid sequence is MPKPYISLPALLICAAMGGCDNAPPAPSADTAAPETVKTAVDESSKVNSAQAPTLANPAAEFCEKMGGQYALAAPGEGSHDEKGECHLPNGKVVDAWTLYRAHAKAVTDSASADAGKPVSTAPVSMPNPAAEYCEKIGGQYLIKQQEEGEAGMCQLADGTTMNAWDLFRSHHKAQ
- a CDS encoding DMT family transporter, which produces MALGAWLKLLLLSAIWGASFLFIRIGVTELGPAWLMFLRVTFAALFLLGGAIYLKKALIGSAPLKHFVILGGINTALPFLLYGFAATELAASLMSVLNATAPLWSTLLLAIWQRAMPRGAALGGLITGFCGVVLLAGVESLSLSAEGLWALAAGLGAAVCYAFASIYTKASNHGNAYSNAHGCMWAASAWLLPTLLFAAPPESMPSSGTLAAVVTLGVLCSGVAYLLYFRLIDEVGATSALTVTFLIPVFGILWGALFLGEHIGWHTLLGTAIILLGTAISTGSLPRLRRFAGERV
- a CDS encoding GNAT family N-acetyltransferase, which encodes MPFIADETPAFAEVVKSKIAAFNAGHWDASQRRPIGFKQLHDNGELAAGIAGRTFGNWCLIDNFWVCDSLRGQGIGSALLATAEEEALARGCRWLLLDTLAFQAPAFYKSRGYHTVWCQSDYPFDGGQRFYMVKKLQAE
- a CDS encoding M28 family metallopeptidase; translation: MFLGLGLCLSAQAFAAPLSFDENAFREDVKTLASDAFGGRAPLSDGEQKTLDYLTQAFKSMGLKGAFNGEYLQPVPMAKITADQSMVLKVGELSFTSGEDFTARTQRVVPKVELSGSDMVFVGYGINAPEYGWNDYAGVDVRGKTVVLLVNDPGFATQDPKVFKGNAMTYYGRWTYKYEEAARQGAEAVFIVHEDAPAAYGWGVVKNSNTNTKFTLVDGNNNQSQVGVMGWLQYAAAKQILAASGQDIEALKAAAMKLGFKAVPLTVKADLTLNNHIERAESHNVAAMLPGNKQADEAVVMHAHWDHLGQIEEEGKTIILNGAVDNATGVAGVLALARHYAALPEADKPGRSMIFSAFTAEETGLIGAQYFAENPPLPTAKLVAFLNIDGMNVGEGVDYILRYGEGVSELEAMLSDAAKAQGRQVKADPRPQNGLMFRSDHFALAQQGVPGLLFMSLGDTDPDYIAHKYHKGADDYSPEWKLGGVQQDLLLIEQILSRLANGSEWPKWLEESDFKARRAKDGR